In one window of Brassica rapa cultivar Chiifu-401-42 chromosome A07, CAAS_Brap_v3.01, whole genome shotgun sequence DNA:
- the LOC103829142 gene encoding WAT1-related protein At1g25270 isoform X1, with protein MLEEVKAAIAMLVVQFIFAGMFILFKITAHDGTNLRILVAYRLSFATLFMFPLALIFQRKKRPEFTRRLVLLAFLSGLLGAAIPNILYLPGLVRTSATFSTAASILSPVITLVLSLAFRMDTLRLGSNEGRAKLLGTLLGVGGALVFVFYKGFELHIWSTHVDLLKSSGQSSGPATENHHHISISGVLMVFGCNVSVSLWLLLQAKISKEFGGHCWNISLMNATGSLVCMVVALCSEHNWNQWRLGWNISLLTTVYSGVVVSGLVMPLVAWCIEKKGPLYVTVFSPIRLVIVALVGSFALEETLYLGSLIGAIIMVGGVYLVVWCKMKEKKSVSTTTDHVETNKNIKEVSLGNLSAVNNRDVP; from the exons ATGTTGGAAGAAGTGAAGGCTGCAATTGCAATGCTGGTGGTCCAGTTTATTTTCGCAGGAATGTTCATTTTGTTTAAGATAACGGCCCACGATGGTACAAATCTCAGAATCCTAGTGGCTTATCGTCTCTCCTTCGCTACCCTTTTCATGTTTCCCCTCGCCCTCATCTTCCAAAG GAAGAAGCGACCGGAATTTACACGAAGATTGGTCTTATTAGCATTTCTTTCGGGGTTGCTTGG AGCGGCTATACCAAATATTCTCTATTTGCCGGGCCTGGTTCGTACATCAGCTACATTTTCGACTGCAGCCAGTATCCTTAGTCCGGTGATCACTTTGGTATTGTCATTGGCTTTTAG GATGGATACTCTACGGCTGGGATCAAACGAAGGGAGAGCTAAGCTTCTGGGTACACTTCTTGGTGTTGGTGGGGCTCTCGTCTTTGTATTCTATAAAGGTTTTGAGCTTCATATTTGGTCAACACACGTTGACTTACTTAAAAGCTCTGGTCAATCCTCTGGCCCTGCCACTGAGAACCACCACCACATCTCAATTTCAGGGGTTCTTATGGTTTTTGGCTGTAACGTTTCGGTCTCTCTTTGGTTACTATTGCAG GCAAAAATAAGCAAGGAATTTGGAGGACATTGTTGGAACATAAGTCTGATGAATGCGACGGGAAGCTTGGTGTGTATGGTTGTTGCTCTCTGTTCGGAACATAACTGGAATCAATGGCGATTAGGGTGGAACATTAGTCTGCTTACTACGGTTTATTCG GGAGTCGTTGTTTCAGGGCTAGTCATGCCTCTTGTTGCTTGGTGCATTGAAAAAAAGGGACCGTTATATGTTACGGTGTTTAGCCCTATAAGGCTGGTGATCGTTGCCCTAGTCGGATCATTTGCGTTAGAGGAAACGCTTTATTTGGGAAG TTTAATTGGTGCAATAATAATGGTGGGAGGAGTATACCTAGTGGTGTGGTGTAAAATGAAGGAAAAGAAGAGTGTCTCTACGACAACGGACCACGTTGAGACAAATAAGAATATCAAAGAAGTGAGCCTTGGAAATCTCTCAGCAGTAAATAACAGAGATGTCCCGTGA
- the LOC103829142 gene encoding WAT1-related protein At1g25270 isoform X2 → MLEEVKAAIAMLVVQFIFAGMFILFKITAHDGTNLRILVAYRLSFATLFMFPLALIFQRKKRPEFTRRLVLLAFLSGLLGAAIPNILYLPGLVRTSATFSTAASILSPVITLVLSLAFRMDTLRLGSNEGRAKLLGTLLGVGGALVFVFYKGFELHIWSTHVDLLKSSGQSSGPATENHHHISISGVLMVFGCNVSVSLWLLLQAKISKEFGGHCWNISLMNATGSLVCMVVALCSEHNWNQWRLGWNISLLTTVYSGVVVSGLVMPLVAWCIEKKGPLYVTVFSPIRLVIVALVGSFALEETLYLGSLIGAIIMVGGVYLVVWCKMKEKKSVSTTTDHVETNKNIKELGLPSK, encoded by the exons ATGTTGGAAGAAGTGAAGGCTGCAATTGCAATGCTGGTGGTCCAGTTTATTTTCGCAGGAATGTTCATTTTGTTTAAGATAACGGCCCACGATGGTACAAATCTCAGAATCCTAGTGGCTTATCGTCTCTCCTTCGCTACCCTTTTCATGTTTCCCCTCGCCCTCATCTTCCAAAG GAAGAAGCGACCGGAATTTACACGAAGATTGGTCTTATTAGCATTTCTTTCGGGGTTGCTTGG AGCGGCTATACCAAATATTCTCTATTTGCCGGGCCTGGTTCGTACATCAGCTACATTTTCGACTGCAGCCAGTATCCTTAGTCCGGTGATCACTTTGGTATTGTCATTGGCTTTTAG GATGGATACTCTACGGCTGGGATCAAACGAAGGGAGAGCTAAGCTTCTGGGTACACTTCTTGGTGTTGGTGGGGCTCTCGTCTTTGTATTCTATAAAGGTTTTGAGCTTCATATTTGGTCAACACACGTTGACTTACTTAAAAGCTCTGGTCAATCCTCTGGCCCTGCCACTGAGAACCACCACCACATCTCAATTTCAGGGGTTCTTATGGTTTTTGGCTGTAACGTTTCGGTCTCTCTTTGGTTACTATTGCAG GCAAAAATAAGCAAGGAATTTGGAGGACATTGTTGGAACATAAGTCTGATGAATGCGACGGGAAGCTTGGTGTGTATGGTTGTTGCTCTCTGTTCGGAACATAACTGGAATCAATGGCGATTAGGGTGGAACATTAGTCTGCTTACTACGGTTTATTCG GGAGTCGTTGTTTCAGGGCTAGTCATGCCTCTTGTTGCTTGGTGCATTGAAAAAAAGGGACCGTTATATGTTACGGTGTTTAGCCCTATAAGGCTGGTGATCGTTGCCCTAGTCGGATCATTTGCGTTAGAGGAAACGCTTTATTTGGGAAG TTTAATTGGTGCAATAATAATGGTGGGAGGAGTATACCTAGTGGTGTGGTGTAAAATGAAGGAAAAGAAGAGTGTCTCTACGACAACGGACCACGTTGAGACAAATAAGAATATCAAAGAA CTTGGGCTCCCATCCAAATGA
- the LOC103829142 gene encoding WAT1-related protein At1g25270 isoform X3: MLEEVKAAIAMLVVQFIFAGMFILFKITAHDGTNLRILVAYRLSFATLFMFPLALIFQRKKRPEFTRRLVLLAFLSGLLGAAIPNILYLPGLVRTSATFSTAASILSPVITLVLSLAFRMDTLRLGSNEGRAKLLGTLLGVGGALVFVFYKGVLMVFGCNVSVSLWLLLQAKISKEFGGHCWNISLMNATGSLVCMVVALCSEHNWNQWRLGWNISLLTTVYSGVVVSGLVMPLVAWCIEKKGPLYVTVFSPIRLVIVALVGSFALEETLYLGSLIGAIIMVGGVYLVVWCKMKEKKSVSTTTDHVETNKNIKEVSLGNLSAVNNRDVP; this comes from the exons ATGTTGGAAGAAGTGAAGGCTGCAATTGCAATGCTGGTGGTCCAGTTTATTTTCGCAGGAATGTTCATTTTGTTTAAGATAACGGCCCACGATGGTACAAATCTCAGAATCCTAGTGGCTTATCGTCTCTCCTTCGCTACCCTTTTCATGTTTCCCCTCGCCCTCATCTTCCAAAG GAAGAAGCGACCGGAATTTACACGAAGATTGGTCTTATTAGCATTTCTTTCGGGGTTGCTTGG AGCGGCTATACCAAATATTCTCTATTTGCCGGGCCTGGTTCGTACATCAGCTACATTTTCGACTGCAGCCAGTATCCTTAGTCCGGTGATCACTTTGGTATTGTCATTGGCTTTTAG GATGGATACTCTACGGCTGGGATCAAACGAAGGGAGAGCTAAGCTTCTGGGTACACTTCTTGGTGTTGGTGGGGCTCTCGTCTTTGTATTCTATAAAG GGGTTCTTATGGTTTTTGGCTGTAACGTTTCGGTCTCTCTTTGGTTACTATTGCAG GCAAAAATAAGCAAGGAATTTGGAGGACATTGTTGGAACATAAGTCTGATGAATGCGACGGGAAGCTTGGTGTGTATGGTTGTTGCTCTCTGTTCGGAACATAACTGGAATCAATGGCGATTAGGGTGGAACATTAGTCTGCTTACTACGGTTTATTCG GGAGTCGTTGTTTCAGGGCTAGTCATGCCTCTTGTTGCTTGGTGCATTGAAAAAAAGGGACCGTTATATGTTACGGTGTTTAGCCCTATAAGGCTGGTGATCGTTGCCCTAGTCGGATCATTTGCGTTAGAGGAAACGCTTTATTTGGGAAG TTTAATTGGTGCAATAATAATGGTGGGAGGAGTATACCTAGTGGTGTGGTGTAAAATGAAGGAAAAGAAGAGTGTCTCTACGACAACGGACCACGTTGAGACAAATAAGAATATCAAAGAAGTGAGCCTTGGAAATCTCTCAGCAGTAAATAACAGAGATGTCCCGTGA
- the LOC103829142 gene encoding WAT1-related protein At1g25270 isoform X4 yields the protein MLEEVKAAIAMLVVQFIFAGMFILFKITAHDGTNLRILVAYRLSFATLFMFPLALIFQRKKRPEFTRRLVLLAFLSGLLGAAIPNILYLPGLVRTSATFSTAASILSPVITLVLSLAFRMDTLRLGSNEGRAKLLGTLLGVGVLMVFGCNVSVSLWLLLQAKISKEFGGHCWNISLMNATGSLVCMVVALCSEHNWNQWRLGWNISLLTTVYSGVVVSGLVMPLVAWCIEKKGPLYVTVFSPIRLVIVALVGSFALEETLYLGSLIGAIIMVGGVYLVVWCKMKEKKSVSTTTDHVETNKNIKEVSLGNLSAVNNRDVP from the exons ATGTTGGAAGAAGTGAAGGCTGCAATTGCAATGCTGGTGGTCCAGTTTATTTTCGCAGGAATGTTCATTTTGTTTAAGATAACGGCCCACGATGGTACAAATCTCAGAATCCTAGTGGCTTATCGTCTCTCCTTCGCTACCCTTTTCATGTTTCCCCTCGCCCTCATCTTCCAAAG GAAGAAGCGACCGGAATTTACACGAAGATTGGTCTTATTAGCATTTCTTTCGGGGTTGCTTGG AGCGGCTATACCAAATATTCTCTATTTGCCGGGCCTGGTTCGTACATCAGCTACATTTTCGACTGCAGCCAGTATCCTTAGTCCGGTGATCACTTTGGTATTGTCATTGGCTTTTAG GATGGATACTCTACGGCTGGGATCAAACGAAGGGAGAGCTAAGCTTCTGGGTACACTTCTTGGTGTTG GGGTTCTTATGGTTTTTGGCTGTAACGTTTCGGTCTCTCTTTGGTTACTATTGCAG GCAAAAATAAGCAAGGAATTTGGAGGACATTGTTGGAACATAAGTCTGATGAATGCGACGGGAAGCTTGGTGTGTATGGTTGTTGCTCTCTGTTCGGAACATAACTGGAATCAATGGCGATTAGGGTGGAACATTAGTCTGCTTACTACGGTTTATTCG GGAGTCGTTGTTTCAGGGCTAGTCATGCCTCTTGTTGCTTGGTGCATTGAAAAAAAGGGACCGTTATATGTTACGGTGTTTAGCCCTATAAGGCTGGTGATCGTTGCCCTAGTCGGATCATTTGCGTTAGAGGAAACGCTTTATTTGGGAAG TTTAATTGGTGCAATAATAATGGTGGGAGGAGTATACCTAGTGGTGTGGTGTAAAATGAAGGAAAAGAAGAGTGTCTCTACGACAACGGACCACGTTGAGACAAATAAGAATATCAAAGAAGTGAGCCTTGGAAATCTCTCAGCAGTAAATAACAGAGATGTCCCGTGA